Proteins encoded within one genomic window of Episyrphus balteatus chromosome 1, idEpiBalt1.1, whole genome shotgun sequence:
- the LOC129918000 gene encoding lysosome membrane protein 2-like → MDFTKNSKAKRQILCPLIWAIISSSLFLISLIIDYQHEAIKEHVRFRKGFLSRSAWEEPPDGSLRCYVFNVTNTEAFLNGTDKKLHLQQIGPIVYRIKIGNANITDNENESTLTFRKLRRKEFVFDEKNSPPGIMDQKIYVPNVVLLSIAAKIHDWFFLTRNLFNVYAKHEPIFVHHTVHEILWNYTTPMVDEIKAWWPVSVDNLGTLHNAFRDEKPEVYTVNIGMQHGMENFFKVRSLNNLTVFEKQLDKIQLDPEVCPIHVDNAFENALFPPYLKREDQLSIIAADSCRTLPLVYEHDVSKSGLNGYKFVIGKDSEASCLKDSMGVPLPSGIFDVSSCRFDVPSAYSQPHFFGSTYNYEEHFEGLSPNPVDHQTYVWIEPKTGVSFEVKYRFQQSIPVPQLSGFSEKIRRFNGMVVPIFWYEYDLDDLPSHSMFLLKLTAVYLPYVQKVTTIIFLLATVVSLTTIICRIYGISPMEALWFGQTELQQTISEVPTNPRYYDDSKSFLPKNAIKM, encoded by the exons ATGGACTTCACAAAGAACTCAAAAGCGAAac gtcaaATACTATGTCCTCTAATTTGGGCCATCATAAGTTCCTCTCTATTCCTCATATCACTTATAATAGACTATCAGCATGAAGCAATAAAAGAACACGTTCGCTTCCGTAAAGGTTTTCTATCTCGCAGCGCATGGGAAGAACCACCTGATGGTTCACTTCGTTGTTATGTTTTCAATGTTACCAACACAGAAGCTTTTCTCAATGGCACCGATAAAAAACTTCATCTTCAACAAATAGGTCCAATAGTCTATCGGATAAAAATTGGCAACGCTAATATAACAGATAACGAAAATGAATCAACTTTAACATTCCGTAAACTTCGTCGTAAGGAATTTGTATTCGATGAAAAGAACAGTCCTCCGGGAATAATGGATCAAAAAATCTATGTTCCAAATGTGGTTCTATTGAGTATTGCTGCAAAAATACATGATTGGTTCTTTTTGACAAGAAatctttttaatgtttatgcAAAACATGAACCGATCTTTGTCCATCACACGGTCCATGAAATCTTATGGAATTACACTACTCCAATGGTTGATGAGATTAAAGCATGGTGGCCAGTATCGGTTGATAATCTTGGTACACTTCACAATGCTTTTCGAGACGAAAAACCAGAAGTTTACACTGTTAATATTGGCATGCAACATGGAATGGAAAACTTCTTCAAAGTCCGTTCATTAAACAATCTTACTGTTTTTGAGAAACAACTTGATAAGATCCAATTGGATCCTGAAGTTTGTCCCATTCATGTTGATAATGCTTTCGAAAATGCCCTATTTCCACCTTATTTGAAGCGTGAAGATCAGCTTTCTATTATTGCTGCAGATTCGTGTCGAACATTGCCGCTGGTTTATGAGCACGATGTTTCTAAAAGTGGTCTAAATGGTTACAAGTTCGTTATTGGCAAGGATAGCGAAGCTAGTTGTCTGAAAGATTCCATGGGTGTTCCGCTACCAAGCGGAATTTTTGATGTTTCCAGTTGTCGATTTG ATGTCCCTTCGGCTTACTCACAACCTCACTTTTTCGGATCGACATACAACTACGAGGAGCACTTTGAAGGTTTGTCACCAAATCCAGTTGATCATCAAACTTACGTTTGGATTGAGCCAAAAACTGGAGTTTCCTTCGAAGTGAAATACAGATTTCAGCAAAGTATTCCGGTGCCTCAGTTAAGTGGTTTTAGCGAAAAAATCAGACGGTTCAACGGAATGGTTGTACCGATCTTTTGGTATGAATAT GATCTAGATGATTTGCCATCACATTCAATGTTTTTACTCAAATTGACTGCTGTCTACTTACCATATGTTCAAAAAGTTACTACAATAATATTCTTACTTGCTACGGTTGTAAGTTTGACAACAATTATTTGTCGAATATATGGTATCAGTCCAATGGAAGCTTTATGGTTTGGGCAAACTGAGTTGCAACAAACTATTTCAGAAGTTCCAACTAATCCAAGATATTATGATGACTCAAAGTCATTTTTACCGAAGAATGCtatcaaaatgtaa